The proteins below are encoded in one region of Salmo salar chromosome ssa02, Ssal_v3.1, whole genome shotgun sequence:
- the LOC106586285 gene encoding zinc finger protein 883 has product MNRERETLMDEIEESLWTLTEDNLRSLCERSGIGGKDGSEMKGKNQRALRRKIMEETWENEDLMKSEDRGMSWLLQLKEDIKRIQDAGGVASRQSASVHVDNGAQGSCDAERKEDGGNLYSYQNNPRLSPFPESPGSASLGLESRKTPGLSGTVKGGEEEEEEEEEDLIEAAEKSVKKRQPKRTVKKPHCCSDCGKSFSHKSHLTVHQHTHTGEKPYHCTQCENSFYCSSYLISHMRTHTGEKPYRCSDCGKRFGQSNALKLHRMRRHTGELPFSCLECPKRFVTSAHLKSHQRVHTGEKPYHCSDCGKNFSHSSALRLHQKTHSGEKPFICECGKSFINWAHLNSHQRSHTGEKPYCCEQCGKCFSESGTLSNHQRTHTGEKPYSCDQCGERFAQSGSLTIHQRTHTGEKPYACDQCEKRFITSSHLRRHQRTHTGEKPHLCDECGKSFTRAGALASHRKTHTGEKPYSCDLCGKSFVQSGQLTSHQRTHTGAKPYGCDQCSERFTQSATLANHQRTHTGEKPYGCNLCEKSFAQSGHLKSHQKAHARGGMCPLPTLSSPASVPVPSVSSKWSKTQLPDSSATPSSETTPPVFYVNTGYPLHTAPSTTKPPY; this is encoded by the coding sequence ATGAATCGTGAAAGAGAAACGTTGATGGATGAAATCGAAGAGAGTTTATGGACTTTAACAGAGGACAATTTACGCTCCCTTTGTGAACGCAGTGGAATAGGTGGCAAGGATGGATCCGAAATGAAAGGAAAGAATCAACGAGCACTACGGCGTAAAATCATGGAGGAAACATGGGAAAATGAGGATTTAATGAAATCTGAGGATCGGGGAATGTCATGGTTACTCCAACTGAAAGAGGACATCAAAAGGATACAGGATGCTGGGGGTGTGGCTTCCAGACAATCAGCGTCAGTGCATGTGGACAACGGTGCACAAGGAAGCTGCGATGCAGAACGTAAAGAGGATGGAGGGAATCTTTATAGTTACCAGAACAACCCTCGCCTGTCCCCCTTCCCAGAGTCCCCGGGTAGTGCTTCACTTGGACTCGAAAGCAGGAAAACACCGGGGCTGAGTGGAACGGtgaaaggaggagaagaggaggaggaggaggaggaagaagatttGATTGAGGCAGCAGAGAAGAGTGTTAAAAAACGCCAGCCGAAACGCACAGTGAAGAAACCCCACTGCTGCTCAGACTGTGGCAAAAGCTTCAGTCACAAAAGTCATTTGACTGTCCACCAGCACACGCACaccggagagaagccttaccactgtacGCAGTGCGAGAACAGTTTCTACTGCTCGTCTTATCTGATATCACACATGCGAACGCACACCGGTGAAAAGCCCTACCGCTGTTCCGACTGTGGGAAAAGGTTTGGCCAATCGAACGCCCTTAAGCTACACCGCATGCGAAGGCACACCGGCGAGCTGCCATTCTCTTGTTTAGAGTGTCCGAAACGTTTCGTCACGTCGGCACACTTGAAATCCCACCAGAGAGTCCACACGGGAGAGAAGCCCTACCACTGCTCGGACTGCGGGAAGAATTTCTCCCACTCGAGCGCCCTGAGACTCCACCAGAAAACCCACAGTGGAGAGAAACCTTTCATATGCGAATGTGGAAAGAGCTTCATTAACTGGGCCCACTTAAACTCCCATCAAAGATCCCACACCGGTGAGAAGCCTTACTGCTGCGAGCAGTGTGGCAAGTGTTTCTCTGAATCCGGCACCCTGTCAAATCATCAGAGAACCCATACTGGGGAGAagccttacagctgtgatcagtgtggggaGAGGTTCGCTCAGTCGGGATCTCTGACGATCcaccagaggacacacacaggagagaagccctaCGCCTGCgatcagtgtgagaagaggttcaTTACCTCTAGCCACCTGAGACGCCACCAGAGgactcacactggagagaagcctcacCTCTGTGATGAATGTGGCAAGAGCTTCACGCGGGCCGGAGCCCTGGCGAGTCACCGCAAAACACACACCGGagagaaaccctacagctgtgATCTGTgcgggaagagttttgttcagtCTGGGCAGCTGACGAGccaccagcgcacacacacaggagccAAACCGTATGGCTGCGATCAGTGTAGCGAAAGATTCACTCAATCAGCCACCCTAGCCAATCATCAACgaacacacacgggagagaagcccTACGGATGTAATCTGTGCGAGAAGAGCTTCGCTCAATCGGGGCACCTAAAAAGTCACCAGAAAGCCCACGCCAGAGGAGGAATGTGTCCTCttccaaccctctcctctccggCGTCTGTTCCGGTACCTTCTGTAAGTTCTAAATGGTCCAAAACTCAGCTGCCGGACTCCTCAGCCACACCAAGTTCTGAAACCACACCACCAGTGTTCTATGTGAACACTGGCTACCCGCTACACACAGCACCTTCTACTACTAAACCCCCTTATTGA
- the LOC106586284 gene encoding zinc finger protein 883 codes for MSGERETLMDEMEQSLYTLTNDNLRCLCERSGIGGKDGSDVQGKNHHHSLCRKILEELGKNADSMESEEQGMSWLLRLKEDIRKIQEDCIGAPLSPSQSIDDDAVDCDEEVNQKDMDWLPSKRLEGEPMSPSQSFDDDAADCDEEWDEEDRDLLRSKGLEVESAPERHTPEQREESVSGSPSLSSPGNALLLGLKRVSVRLVDCRKTPGLRGTAGGDEEEEGDMIHQRKRRGYCRSSGEPQQHHDADDPDWSLSKSKHVNKQLQRRKGKKPHYCCTQCGKSLAGPAQLKMHQRIHTGEKPYRCSQCGKSFSLKGNFEMHQKTHTGEKIHHCSDCGKSFAQNSTLKAHKQTHKPSAERPYQCSFCEKRFCILATFNFHMKMHTEEKPFRCSDCGMRFIHFSLLKSHEHKHKPSTERPFHCSECGARFTTKGNLKFHQLTHNRGERPYRCSECGNCFSHPVYLKNHQKRHSKEKSVVCDLCGKTFNHPDDFRIHMKIHRGVKPYNCSDCGSSFIFHRRLITHQRVHTGEMPYVCNHCGRRFSLSRTLVNHQRTHTGEKPYHCSFCGKSFSRSQNLAAHKRTHTGEKPHACDQCGKRFSRTDALAVHKRTHTGEKPYSCDICGERFTYLVAMLKHKKGHGHPADALYAEQP; via the exons atgagtggagagagggaaacgTTGATGGATGAAATGGAACAGAGTTTATACACTTTAACCAACGACAATTTACGCTGCCTGTGTGAACGCAGTGGAATAGGTGGCAAGGATGGCTCTGATGTTCAAGGAAAGAATCACCATCACTCATTGTGCCGTAAAATCCTGGAGGAACTTGGGAAAAATGCAGATTCAATGGAATCGGAGGAGCAGGGAATGTCTTGGTTACTCCGACTGAAAGAGGACATCAGAAAGATACAGGAGGATTGTATCGGTGCACCTTTGAGTCCCAGCCAATCCATTGATGATGACGCTGTAGACTGTGATGAAGAAGTGAACCAGAAGGACATGGATTGGTTACCTAGCAAAAGGCTGGAGGGGGAACCCATGAGTCCCAGCCAATCATTTGATGACGACGCTGCAGACTGTGATGAAGAATGGGATGAGGAGGACAGGGATTTGTTGCGTAGCAAAGGGCTGGAGGTGGAGTCAGcaccagagagacacacaccagagcagagggaggagagcgtgagtgggtccccctctctgtcctctcctggtAATGCCTTACTGCTGGGTCTGAAGAGGGTGTCTGTGCGGCTGGTCGACTGCAGGAAAACACCAGGGTTGAGAGGAACTGCTGgaggagacgaggaggaggaaggagacatgATTCATCAAA GAAAAAGACGTGGCTATTGtcgatcctctggggagcctcaacaacatcatgatgctgatgaCCCAGACTGGAGTCTCTCCAAATCAAAACACGTCAACAAACAACTGCAGAGACGTAAAGGGAAGAAACCTCACTACTGCTGcactcagtgtgggaagagtttagCTGGTCCAGCGCAACTTAAAATGCACCAGAGAatccatacaggagagaaaccttaccgtTGCTCACAGTGTGGAAAAAGTTTCAGTCTAAAAGGTAATTTTGAAATGCACCAGAAAACACATACAGGGGAAAAAATTCACCACTGCTCTGACTGCGGGAAAAGTTTTGCACAAAACTCCACTTTAAAAgcacacaagcaaacacacaagCCTTCTGCAGAAAGGCCTTACCAATGCTCCTTCTGCGAGAAGAGGTTTTGTATTTTGGCAACCTTTAATTTCCATATGAAAATGCACACCGAAGAGAAACCGTTCCGATGTTCTGACTGCGGAATGCGGTTCATTCATTTCAGTTTACTGAAATCACATGAACATAAACACAAGCCCTCCACCGAAAGGCCCTTCCACTGCTCTGAATGCGGGGCGCGTTTTACTACAAAAGGTAATCTTAAATTTCACCAGCTGACGCACAACCGGGGAGAGAGACCTTACCGCTGCTCTGAGTGTGGGAACTGTTTCTCTCATCCGGTGTATCTGAAGAATCACCAGAAAAGGCACAGTAAAGAGAAGTCTGTTGTCTGCGACCTGTGTGGAAAGACCTTCAACCATCCTGACGACTTCAGAATTCACATGAAGATACACCGAGGAGTGAAACCATACAACTGCTCCGACTGCGGCAGCAGCTTCATATTCCACCGCCGTTTAATAACACACCAGCGTGTGCATACTGGAGAGATGCCTTATGTCTGCAATCACTGTGGGAGGAGGTTTTCACTGTCTCGTACTCTGGTGAATCACCAGCGAACGCACACTGGGGAGAAACCTTACCACTGTTCTTTCTGCGGGAAGAGCTTCAGTCGGTCACAAAACCTAGCTGCACACAAGAGAACTCATACTGGAGAGAAGCCTCACgcctgtgatcagtgtgggaagaggtttTCCCGAACCGACGCATTGGCTGTACACAAACGCACTCACACCGGAGAGAAGCCTTACAGCTGTGATATATGCGGGGAGAGGTTCACCTATTTAGTAGCCATGTTGAAACATAAGAAAGGACATGGACATCCTGCCGATGCACTCTATGCTGAACAGCCTTAG